Genomic segment of Centropristis striata isolate RG_2023a ecotype Rhode Island chromosome 21, C.striata_1.0, whole genome shotgun sequence:
TTTATGgaatacttttccaagtgcaTCAAAAACCTCATCCCAGAATTTTTTCAGTTTGGGCATGtccaaaatatatgaataatgtTACCAATGTATGTCCCACAACTTCTCCAGCATTTATCTGAGTGCGTGAGCCCCATTTTAAATATGATTGCTGGTGTCctatagcctggctaacaccagactaatctcaaatgagatctagtctgggaaccagccgttcatttctccgtagaggaggtgtggtttacgatcctccagagccgtttattgggcgcttagaatgtctatcaaaagcgtctgtaggtagctcttagccaatcagatgagatataccagatgacgtactagagcgacagaaatggatgtttgttgtgtgtgtgtctgtgagagagtgttgcttgctgctttgcttctccagttctcgctttctgcaagattatttatttttacgccttattccccctcatgtcattcagccacacacatccactgattttatgggcaataaacaagctgctgcgggtctctctgcggctccgctgtcccccggctcgtagcgagatgaTTATCGCCGCtaacggctaatagccccgctaccgtaacgccggtgatctcgctacgagccgggggacagcggagccgccgagagacctttcgcctttcaactttcgctctaaactatttaaaacaccatctacagctaaagagagtttcgcgtctgcagcagccatgttggatccgtaagaaaactacaagcttccaagtgccgagtagtacgcgtcatcgtcttgccgtcgctccccgctctgtgattggatccctaaaactaagggctaagaaaccttcctggttgccagactgcctggaggttcgaaattaaattcgagcgcacaaggcagtctgggtatacccaggctaggtgtCCTAAAGAATCTGATTATAAACTTCCAGACACgattattttaatgcatttttcagAAGCATAATgtctaaaacatatttttttctattgtatGTCTTGTCTTTCCCCTAAGGCTCACCGTTTACTCTGAGCACCCCCAGTGCCCCGGGCCCCCTGGTCTTCACTGCTCTGAGCCCTGATTCCCTGCAGCTCAGCTGGGAGAAACCTCGTAAACCCAACGGAGACATCCTGGGCTATGTGGTCACCTGTGAACAGCTGCATGGTGGAGGTGAGGTTTCCAGAAAAGATgggaaaaacacagagaaagagcAAACAACTAAATATTCCAGAAATTACATTTATGTTGTTGGTTTGTGCATTTTCTAGGTTCCCAAAGGTCTTTGCTGTTATAGTACATGATTTCCTTTTCTTGTTTCCTCCAGGAGACTTACGATCCTTCCAGGTGAACGGGGACAGCTCTGAGACCAGTCTGACCGTCCCAAACCTGACTGAGAACATTCCTTACAAGTTTAAAGTCCAGGCTCGAACCACACAGGGCTTTGGTCCTGAGAGGGAGGGCATCATCACCATCGAGTCGCAGGATGGAAGTAAGATGAATCTGACAAAGCTTTTCAAACTGAAAACTCTAAATTGTTCCTATTAACTTTGAAGGACTGCGAACAcattgtgaaagggtcaaagttctaaaaACACGGACAACACCCAAACAAGACAACATGGTAGTAGCaacttgtttatttatataatcaGCCACACTCTACATTACACCCTGCTTCATCGTCTATTTCACTCCAAATGGGTGATTGTcgtatcgttttttaaaaacgtttaaaaagtttttatttttatttccgttaacgaaaatgttttttcaattctagttttcattattttgttcactataataaccttggttcctATTActtttccattcattttacaatattctaaatatgtattttcttcctccctctctgtaGGCGCTTTGTCTCAGTACAGTGGCAACCAATCAATGACGAGGAGAGAAATTTTCCAAATGCCAACAGAGGTCAGCACGCGAACCAACGTCTCCCACACCATGATCGACGACCCCTACTTCACAGGTACAAATGATCTTcagtttcctttttcttctccaaaaaacatcaataatatATCCACGTATTAATACCAACTGCTGTTTTGTACCAGATGGGATGATGATGACCACACAGCACACAGAGACCAGCGGCATGGTGACCCGTCAAGTCACCAAAGAAGTGGTTCAGAGGAGCGTCATGGGAGGAACCACCGTCACAAAGAAGATGTTTTATGAGTCTTAAGATACACCCAAATTAACAGCCAAAGGTCCGACACCATGAGGAATCATATCTCTTTTAAAAAGAGTCGGCTTCAGAGTACTCGCACACGACCAgtgtatgtttttatatgtgtgtgtgggtgtgagatTGTGCGACCAAAAGATATTTCCTGTAATCAATAGATGGAGAGGAGGCTGTTCTCTCGTGTCTGTTACAAACTGTGGCCACTTTCCTCCATAGATGAGGAtcatttaacatttacattcGTTTTtctgcaagaacagcagaccaacattaattgcgagattgcatttttacactgcacttttaagatttcatgctcaaattgctcatgtagttgtactgagggccacttcaaatgagggtgcgggccatatgtggcccccgggcctccagttgcccatccctgatttagaGTTAGACTCCACTCCCTCTGTCGGTTCAGGTCTGGTAAAACACTGGGGCTTTAAATCAGGGCCAGCAGGCCCAGTAATCTCACTGCATACAAGTAATCCAAAGTGACCTTTCCCCCTTGTCTCCTGTCCTCCACCTGTCTTGAAGAGTTGTTTTGATTGTGTGTGAGGAGTTTTGTACGGAAGCCCAGACaggcaagtgagaaaaaaagattcTGGTGATCAGTTTATTTTTAAGTCTGAGCTaaattgtccttttttgtgtgattatgACTTAAAACAGATGGGGGGAAAAGGTTTTGCCTGGataatatttctaaaaaaaaaaaaaaaaaagattatttgtgagacagggaaaaaaaagttgttggattcaaacatttttctccgggtaattttttttatagtgtttgTTGCAATactcattttggccacaagaggcatTTCTGAGGGATTCTTAGtaataagatgtaaaaaaaccaaaacaacaaccaaaaatgtTACTTTGTATCAGATTAGACAAAGCTAAACAATTACATGGGATTGGTTGAGACAGTACACGTCTAGTTATACACCATACATctatattattttgtaatagaaaaataataattaataataagtgatatatatatatatatatatatatatatatatatatatatatatatatatatatatgtcataaacacaggaaagaaaataattcattttcagaACTTGGATCACCCAAATCTTTTTTCTCACTGAcctctcagggcttccgtagTTTTGTCTTTCGGATTGAACTGACCAAATTTCAACTTCACAGTCTTTTTGAGATGCATCTGTTTGCAGGAGAGATGAAGAGGTATGAAATGGCTGTGGATGTTTCATAAAGTTAATTTTCACCCAAGTGGTTTCCCACTGAGTGATCAAGAGTTTAAAAGTGTATTATTGGGACTTTTGTTCATAGATTTGTATTATATGACAGTGTGATAAAGTTTTTTCCAAGCATATTTAATACGTTTTAAAGATTTTTACTTAAGCAGACTGACATTAAATTGAATGCCAAATATAGATGTATTTTCACAAACACAGCTTGGTGTTTGTGTTGCTCATTTATATGCGCATTTCCTACTGACAAGCATGATTTTACCATACAGGAAAATTATCAGAAATCTATTAAATGTAACATGTTTTTGCATTTCCTAAGatgttttatactgaaaaatgtGCTTCAATTTGATACTTTtcattacttcttttttttctgcaaggccattgtattttatatttaggtAGATTAACAGTGGAACAATGAGATCTTGGTATTTTAGAGAAATGGTACGTAAAGACAGAAAGATTGTATTCGCTTTTATGCAAGTCCTACTGTATTTTGGCTCCACATTTTGTTGAAAATGCTtttgtaaaacatattttgaagatatttttgtctgaaaaaaaaacaatatggacAAGTGGATGAACCTCTAACCAAAAACACTCTCGGTTAAGTCTTCATGTACTTTGATCAACATGTATCACTTACCTTTAAGCAgtacttttttgcattgtttcttttatggtatgtcagttttattgcacaataaagaTTTGAAATAATTGCATAGcttattcaaatgtttttctaGATCTGTATCTGTgaccagtgaacacaggttggaGCATGTCCAgtcaatttattgaaattttgaggggaaaaaaagccatCTTAATGCATgcataaacaataaacaaacacagctgAAGAAACAAGCCTGACAAATGTTTGCAGGAGACAAAGAAGCAAACAGTGAGAATTAACTCTTCACATGCGTCAGCTCAGTCTATAATTATCTGCAAGCCCTCATCAGATGCACTGAGGTTCTAAACAGCTGGTCACACATCctgttttcatgcttttataaCATTTATCAGTTAGTTTGCAAGTTTCATCTCTATGTAATAAAAAAGcaatcaaaatatacatttccaTATCTCCATTGTGGCATGAAAAACTTATATTTGATGTTTTCACTTCAACTGATTGAACAGTGTAGAAAGAAATGTTTTCCGTTCAGCTAAAAACAAGGCTGGTTTTTGAGGTTTTGACCCGACAGCCTAAAAATACTCATCCTTACAATACAAATAGTCAAATACTGTATGTCTCCATGAAGGCAGAGTAACAGAAAGTGTAATGAAGAATGATGGCGGTTCTCGTCCCTGTGCGACCTCGCAAGGCAACCCGCAGAAAGAGTCAGACTTTTAGTCCAGAACCAGCACACGAGATTCAAATTCACTAAATAACAGAGCGGAATAAAAGCGCAGACTCTGTGGGCTGCTGATGATCAGGACTGAGCAGTGATTGATGTGTGTTCAGGTCCAGAGGCAGGGTCCGGGGCAGAGGCATGGCTGTCTGACATCTGCAGGCCTGATCACCAGGTCTTTGACCACCTCCACAGTCCCAAACACGGGGTACAGTTCCTCTGTGAACTTGTCGTTGTAGGTGTAGAGGTGGGAGCGCTTCTCCACGTCGTAGAAAGACAGCTGGCCCTGCTCATAGTCCAGGTACACCCCTACTTTCCTGGGCACCAGGCTCTGTGACAGCGTGGTGGTGGGCACCGTCAGGGCTTTCAGATCCGTGCCTCTCTCCAGACGGAGGGTCAGGTAGCCTGTGTCTGTGGTGAGCGAGCGGAAGCCCTGCCTCACCGCGGACGCCTTGGCCACGCCGAGCCTCCAGTCCCGCTcgcccacctccacctcccagtagTGGCGTCCCGAGGCGTAGCTCTCCTGGCCCACGGCACACCACCAGCCGTTGAAGCGGCGCGGGCACCGCGGGGCCTCCCGGCGCTCCAGGCCACACCGCATGCGCTTTTCATCGTTGGAGATGAGCAGGTCAGGGTTGGCTGAGTCCGAGTCCAGAGTGACGTCCTCTGTGGAGTTTCACACCAGGAGGGAAAGATTATAAATCTGACAACAGATTATACTGaggagtacactgcaaaaaatgcaacaagataaaaacactaaatctgagggaaatgatcttgctgcatggacagataatttcacttgacaagatttcttaaataaagattattaaatctagaaataagcatgttgaacgcttaaaataagaaattaactcttaaaacaagataaaaaacacttctgaatctaaagttttttttatcttggtaagaaacaaataatttgcagggcactctgctcgggccagttcatcactgcttgcagctttaatttatcttgttctatcatttccctcagatttagtgtttttatcttgtttttagacacccatttttttcagtgtagagaGGATTTGATTGCAAATTGTTTTCATACCTGCAGCATCGCAAATCCAATTCCACActgtgaagaaaaagaagagaaactcTTTAAAGGTATAATAAACAGGATATTCCTAAAAAAGATCTAGGAATCTTTTCTGGGCTGGTGGTTTTGCATggattcaaacaaaaaaaatccctctgAATCATCACTGTATCCGTCTGTGATGTCTTTGGGCTCTGTGTTAGCATGTAACGCCCAGCCAATAACAGCATTCCCTCTCTTCATTCACCGTGGAGCTCGCTCCATCacagctgctctctctctctctgaatttGTTGGGATGaatttgccaactttgagtgcCCACACTTCTACATGTTATACCTTATgctttaaaggtgctatatgaaTTTGTTTTGTATTATCAAAAGATACAATTTAATTAaaccaaaatcacaaattgaaGAATTTAAAGAtgagtaaaaactaaaaaaatggaagaaacctcagggagagcaacagaggagAGATCCCCCTCCTGTGACATGCAATAGATGTTGTTTGTACAGAACAGATCAACATAATAAAATGACAGTAGATAGAATgtaagaggagagagggagggagaataGAGAGACAGCTAtgcacagcaacaacaatagcACTAAAGCTATAATGTCTGTGACTGATGATAATAGAAGTTTTGGCAGCGAATATAACTGaatcaaaacaacagcagtAATCAGTCATAGTatcagtgataataataataacagagatgtgactaataattaataatatagaaaaaagagTCAGGTGTTTCACTTcagagttggtggagaccaaaatagAGCTATAAGAAGTGAATATTTGACTTAGATTTATCTCCTACTAACTCTCATTTACCATTCCAGCAAATGTCAATAAGTTAGCTGATGGCAGATGTTCAACCAACCAATGAGCtgatctatatgtatatatatatatatatatatatatatatgatacatTATAGATCATATCACCCCATCCAAATCAACAGATGAATTCATAATAAAACCAAACTGCAGCCGAGCCACTAACATGGAGATTTCTTCCTTTTcaacaacattattttatatcattatacTCACCGCTGTGGGGGATGTAGCGGACAGCGTCTGGAAGAAGAAAGGGATCAACGTGATCACAATCCAGAGTTTTATTATCACAGAAATCCTTCTTTTGCTCCATTCCCGTCTCGCACTATCCTTTAATCACATATCGATCCTGACTCGCTCTAATGAAAGTGACTCATCAAGTTTCCCTGCTGCTAAAGACGTTGTTTTAGCACACATACTGTTCATAAAAATGCACACATTACGGGTGGCTTTGTAGCTTTTTAACTGACTTCCTTATAATTTGATTTTTGCTTATCGCTTCTTTATCTGTGagttaacaaaattaaaatgaactcaCCAGTCTTCTGGCTCCTCTGCTTTCTCACCAGCCATTGCTTTGTCACATCCTCCTAAACACACATGGACATAAAGGCAGACAACAGAAACATGAAGACAATGCAGGCCAAACATGAGTTTTACAATGACATGAAGAGATTAGCCAGAGTTtcaccacacaaacacaatgctTCAAACTGTTTACACTACTAAACTGACAGCATCATGCTTAATTtaatcttaaagggacagttcacccccaaatcaaCAAGACTAAGTCAAAACctagtatacagtcatggaaaaatgatgagaaacattgttttctctaagctcttgttcattttaatgcctggtaacactaaaggtacatttgtttggacaaatataatgataacaacagaaatatctgataagagtttaatttaggagctggtATCTAGCctttttttatggtttaataaccaaaatcattatcaagaaaaccatggaaaatgtctagatatcagctcttaaattaaactattatcagcTTTTTCTgttggtatcattatatttgcctaaacaaatgtacctttagtgttacaaggcattaaaatgaacaggaaatttaagaaaacaatggtctaatatttttttccatgactttatagcATTTAGCTTAGCAGCTAGCGACCTGGAACAAGACAAATATTCAGCCCAGTCTAATGAGGGAAACACTGTGATAGACATCCAGACCTTGACGGGGTTGTCAGCGTTCATCACAGCCAGTATGACCAGCTCCACGGCTGGGAGCAGGTTGGGGAGACGACCCCTCTTCCACTGGAACTCCAGGTCGTCGAGCATCATGAGCACAGGCTCACCTGGCCAGACGGTGGGCTGGACAGAACGGGTTACACACATGATCAgtgttatttattcatgtgtctactaggggtgtgccatatcgtttCGTTTACTATTATACCAGTAGAATTTTTTTATgagtgaaaaaaatgcatatcatgatatttgcaacattcctacttcttgatgtagttgCGTAAGGCTTTCCCATTACTGTAATTATCTAGACTGTAGCGGCccaccagagtctcatgtgctgcgctaacgtcacatttcaagctactgaaagtatatgtactctaatgataatataaagttatttgccGTTGTGTCTCTggtcagcagagtgtctgtcacccgtcagtcagtcaaaccctGACCCAGCTCTCAGGCCTCCTCTGAGACCTGCACAcgcattcacaaacacacagacgcactgaatataccgagctgccctcccactgcgcttcaaaaGAAACACCTAGctgtctgtaatgtatcagtcccgtccccacatcatctctccgcGTGCGTCTGCGCGTGCTGAACTAaatcctatcaacctgtccggacCATCAGTggtccaaacggtccaaacacactgctgcattatgccgtttgttagccgcgagctaacattagctaacaattaaagttgttttaatcacaaaaagctactattactttcTGTTGataaacaaatgcagctttcaaaataagagcacagaatccaccacagaattaacAAGAAGACTGACAAAATAAGAtggcttaaataaaacatacaagaacccttatgctcttttcaataatttattaaaataggcaatgattaagatcagtgtatatgatggaatagtggcattagaaagtGTAAAAGGCtacaaatttgggcttttatgaaaaaaaattcactgtctggctgctccatgtcctagtagaaagccctgttggctgtgaaaaatgttttgtgaggtatttgctcacatttagctctcaaagtggacgagattgatcacattgtcctataaaatgtacaaaaaatttTCTCCCTGGGGGGCCCCCGCATCCCctcagtggttattttttattatttgctaatgagtcaaaagtaatttttttgtatttggcaactgttgagatttgcaatttacactacatttagatttaggattgatttttattttgttgtacgatttttatttatttatacaggctaaaaaatcattttctatatatttttcagtattttttaatatcatcaagaatatcgTGATTGCAAAAATACgctgaaatatcatgataatcttgtagggccatatcgcccagccctagtgtctACTCTAAGCTCCGGCAAACTCCGAGTATGATGGCATGATTGACAAGGGCAGGGTTTAGCCTAATCATCTTTATCAGATGAAAGGAGGGAACTGGGTCAGACTTTAATCACCACAAAGGAGACGAAAGACAAGCTGGCACACATCATCCTCCGTCTCCATCGCTCCATAGTCACCTGAGGTCTGCTTTTAATCTCCCGAGCCCACTCCATGATGACTCTTTTGTGGGGCCCCATGTCGCACTCTCCCCCTGCCTCCAGTATGCAGAGGAGGTGTCCCTTCCAGTCTTTCTTCTCTGGTTTCTCATACTGGTACTCAGACAGGATGAGCCTCGGCTgaaccacaaacacaaacattaatgaagagctgcaacaattaaacGCTGTCAGCAACTATTCTGACAACTGATTAAAGTCAttgttgtgttaaaaaaagatatgatTATGAAATGATGTTGGCTTTCAATTATAATGAACACCAGACAATCGTTTGATATTGATTATTGTGCCTTATTCCGTTTCAAAATGACACTCTTGATATGTCTTGTGTTATAAATCCAGCACATCTCTTTACTTTACTCTAGTGGTGCAGTTCCACCACATCTCACCAAGTTCATTACTGGAATATGTTGACCTAGTTTACCAATTATGTTTAATAGAGTTCAGCAGGTTGTGGCAGTACACTACAGCATATTTAatctaatgtattttttaatatatattattttataatgttattTGTTAAGAACTTTTCAGTAAGTTATTGAAGTACACTACAGCATATTTTatccaatttatttttctatttttatcatttatgtttaGTACTTTCCAGTAGGATGTAGCAGtaaataacagtatatttaatgtaattaagttttttatatattacttaatccaaaacattgttttatatattattttatatgatattattaATGTTTAGTAGTACAACATATTTgatctaattattttttaatatgttatttattatatatcattattaGATTTAGTTATCAGTCGGTTGTGGCAGTGCACTACAGcacatttgatttaattaatttttcaattaTTTGACGTATTATTAGTGTTTAGTAGTTTTCAGGAAGTTGTTGCAGTATACTACAGCAAATTTATTCTAATACATTGTtttgtatattatttaatataatattattaatgtttagTAGTGTTCAGTAGGTTGTGGTAGTGCAATACAACATATTTGatctaattaatttttatttgttatttattataaaatattaggttttcagtaggttgtagCAGTGCACTACAGCACATTTGATCtaattaatttttatatattatttcacATATTAGTGTTTAGTGGTTTTCATATCAATAATCAGGCAGCCCAAGTAAAAACAGCACCAGAAAAAGGGTtattcagcctctcaaataaaGAGATTTCCTGCTTTCTCTGATTGATATCATATTATTAAACTAAACATCTTTACGTTTACGTATCAGTTGTACATAACAAGTTATTGATGACATCAACAGCACCAACGCACCTGCACTCTCTTCTCCAACACTGCAGCCCATTCCACAATAAAATCACGACACACACTGGCCGGCCAGATGTCCTCACTGGTCCAGATGTGGCCAAGGATGTTGGACCTCTGGTTAAAGATATACAGTACATTAAATAGATGTTATATCCTGTAGCTGCTTGTTTCTCTGTGACTGAAAAAAGGACAGAAGACAATAGCTTACTTGGCAAATTCTGTTGAGTTCTCGAGCCAATTCCATGATAAATAACTGACTCTCCACCAGCGGCTCCTTCTTCTCAAGTTTAACTCGCTTACGAGACTCCTGGAGCAAAGAAacgcatgtaaaaaaaatgtttcaagtaCATTTTGGAGTAAAGTGTACAAATTTAGCACCTGCAACACATTCTGTGCTATCAGAGGAGAACAGAGGGGTTTAAGCGTACCTTGAGTCGGATCTTGAGCTTTTTGGCCGGCTCGATAAGGAACTGCAGGCAGTCCTTCATCATGCTggcagctggagagagaggcAGATGCCCTGTGGTACAATAATAAAAAGCTTTAGCACACTGGCACACACTCTGTCAGGAGCTGGAGCTGAAGTGCAGCTGACTGGGCTCTCGTCGCCCACACAAATCGATGAGAGAGCAGAAACCGGTAATTTATGAGAGGTGGCAAAAGGTATGTATgcgtgtagagagagagagagaaaagcacTGCAGAACTTTCATCACCGCTCTGTGCTTGGAGTCCACAGAGAGCTCATTATTAGGCACTCTGAGCTATCAttaggtgaggaggaggagggaaaagaGGACCCACGCATTGAGTGAAAAGAGACAGCCCAcccactcaacacacacacacactaaaccacgaagggaggcagagagaggcacagtgtaaaaacaggcaaaaaaatattgcacagtaaCAGGATTTCCTGACGTGTGTGGGTCGATGCATCTTTATCACGGCCTTGAAATTGGAAATTTATTCCCAAGGAGATGTGAGACAGCAGCGCAGAGCACTTTTAAAACACTGCGGAGGTTGCGGGGGAGCGTTGGACCAGTTTGCTGTTGATTCAGCAGTCCACCCCTGTACGCCAGTTTGATGCGCTGAGGGGATTTGCTGTTCTTTCTGTGATGTAGAGGTGGCAGCTGAGCCAAAGGATGCTGGTACTGACTTGCCAAGGACTGAATAAAATATATGGTATAGAGCCTGATTGATATGGGTTTTTTAAGACTGATTTAATTCACCAATTATAGTGACGGATAGAGTGAGTTTTTGAGCTGGAACAAAAATAAACGCTTCGTGCACTTATTTTGCACCCATATAACTCAGAAAAAGGTACTAGGAAGGCTGCTTTCTCAATCAATTAACTTTATAAAAGAAGACTCATTAACATTAAcgaacattattatacattatgcaTACAATGTgtcaacaacagacaaaataattcataaaaattaaataaatagctaaaaaatCAATCAAGCTCAACATCAATTAAGTGTCAGATGCTGACTGCTGATGACTTTGgtgttcagggttttttttccagatactTAAAAGTATGATCTGAAATCCTTAAAGAGctcaccatttaaataaagaaaaaataaaagtaaaataaaaagctaacaaCCTTCTTGGGAATGCCCAACTAGGGGTGGCCATTAAAATTAGCTTAGGCTACGAATGCTGTGGTGTATGGCATTGAGTTATGCTACGTAATTGTcaatatacaaataaacattaaaataaataaatgaatacctatagcagtggttcccaaagtttCTCTACTTGCCCCCCCCCGCAAAGAAtttctttgtcatattttttcaccttggtcttttgtatttttaatatttgtaggAGTTTCATGATCTGATTTAGGTTTTACCTGCATTGGAAGaacaatgaaattatttcaatttagccTTGCCACGTCCCCCATTTTATAACTCTGGGGCCCCACTAGGGGTCACGCcccccagtttgggaaccactgacctATAGCATGCTAAATCACCACAATAATTTTCTGAATTATAaatctttagaaaaaaaaatatatcggtGCGTATCAGACAACCAATATCGGCCTATAATATCGGTCAACAGATATATCAGTCTGGCTCTAAAAGGGTAAGGAGAGTTTGAAGACTTTGGCAAAGTAATTACATTTAACTGAAGGATAAACATTCAGGACTAATTGTTTTAGACTTATTTATGAGAAtagcatttataaaataaaataaaatgaatgctttttaaaattttcccCTCTGATGACGCACACTGAGGTTAAAGAAAGAGCCATGTGTAAATAGAAAACGGTCCGTTTTCACCTGAAGCCAGCGAGGAGCCAAGACACGTGCTGGAACAGAAGAAACATGCTGAGCCTGTTAACTCATTAACTAGAGACAGTATTGCTTATTTTGAAATAGCCTATATTTTGGAGAAAATAAGTGTTGAAAAGGCACCATAACATGACATGTCTGTCAAATGTGTGCAGGTAAGTCCACATATTGACTCCTTGTTATAAAGGGGGTTTATTTGTGGGAGTGAAGGGGAAAGTGGAGGTGGCAGAGGAGCTGCAGATTAGAGAAATCCAGGATTAGGTCCGGAGCtattactgtacacacacacacacacacacacacacacacacacgagtgaCTTTCTATATTAGGACCGACCTCTGTTTGCAAGTTAGCATCAAAACAAAAGAGATAGAATTCACCGTGTACAGCC
This window contains:
- the zgc:194990 gene encoding butyrophilin subfamily 1 member A1, which encodes MMKDCLQFLIEPAKKLKIRLKESRKRVKLEKKEPLVESQLFIMELARELNRICQRSNILGHIWTSEDIWPASVCRDFIVEWAAVLEKRVQPRLILSEYQYEKPEKKDWKGHLLCILEAGGECDMGPHKRVIMEWAREIKSRPQPTVWPGEPVLMMLDDLEFQWKRGRLPNLLPAVELVILAVMNADNPVKEDVTKQWLVRKQRSQKTDAVRYIPHSVWNWICDAAEDVTLDSDSANPDLLISNDEKRMRCGLERREAPRCPRRFNGWWCAVGQESYASGRHYWEVEVGERDWRLGVAKASAVRQGFRSLTTDTGYLTLRLERGTDLKALTVPTTTLSQSLVPRKVGVYLDYEQGQLSFYDVEKRSHLYTYNDKFTEELYPVFGTVEVVKDLVIRPADVRQPCLCPGPCLWT